In Alkaliphilus flagellatus, one DNA window encodes the following:
- a CDS encoding thioredoxin domain-containing protein, which produces MPNNKIPNRLINEKSPYLLQHAYNPVDWYPWGEEALEKAKEEDKPIFLSIGYSTCHWCHVMERESFEDEEVAQLLNENFIAIKVDREERPDIDNIYMTFCQALTGHGGWPLTVFITPDQKPFYAGTYFPKNKKYGHTGLMDILTQISKQWKDRKDEIIQNSKEISEAIAGMESNKRSTEVEKDIIHKTFEELEYLYDPQYGGFGKQPKFPTPHNLSFLLKYWSATKEKKALEIVENTLKAMYKGGMFDHVGYGFARYSVDRKWLVPHFEKMLYDNAMLSIVYLETYHATRKEIYKEIAEKLFEYVLRDMTSPLGGFYSAEDADSEGIEGKFYVWTVDKIEYVLGKDDAKIYCKYYDITNKGNFEGHNIPNLINQDLEDIGQNQELKNKLEIMNRKLFDIRNKRVHPHKDDKILTSWNGLMIAAMAYGYRVLGEEKYLNGATDATEFIFKNLIREDGRLLARYRDGHSAYLGYIDDYAFLIWGLLELYEATLNEDFLEKAIKLNYDMIKLFWDENDGGFYLYGHDAEQLVIRPKEVYDGAIPSGNSVAALNMLRLASLTGDTKLEELTEKLLYAFGNSAKEHPNAHTFLMTATLFYFAPKTEVVIVANKKDDLYNEMIMEINNRFMPFTTVAVNINNQLIKNIGSNILDKKMKDDITTAHVCSNFVCHEPTNQLDQFIKLIDTEYSFFAD; this is translated from the coding sequence ATGCCTAATAATAAAATACCTAATCGATTGATTAATGAAAAATCCCCTTATTTACTTCAACATGCATATAATCCTGTAGATTGGTATCCATGGGGTGAAGAAGCGCTTGAAAAGGCTAAGGAAGAAGATAAGCCAATATTTCTGAGTATAGGATACAGCACATGTCACTGGTGTCACGTAATGGAAAGGGAGTCCTTTGAAGATGAAGAGGTGGCTCAATTATTAAATGAAAACTTTATAGCTATAAAAGTAGATAGGGAAGAAAGACCTGATATAGATAATATATATATGACATTTTGCCAAGCTCTTACTGGGCATGGAGGATGGCCTCTAACTGTATTTATTACTCCAGATCAAAAACCTTTTTATGCAGGAACCTATTTTCCTAAGAATAAGAAGTATGGACATACTGGGTTAATGGATATCTTGACTCAAATTTCAAAGCAGTGGAAAGATCGAAAGGATGAAATTATACAAAATAGTAAAGAGATAAGTGAAGCTATTGCAGGTATGGAATCTAATAAACGAAGTACAGAGGTTGAAAAGGACATTATACACAAAACTTTTGAAGAGTTAGAGTATTTATATGATCCACAATATGGAGGATTTGGTAAGCAACCGAAGTTTCCAACACCTCATAATTTAAGTTTTTTATTAAAGTATTGGTCGGCTACTAAAGAGAAAAAGGCTCTAGAAATAGTAGAAAATACTTTGAAAGCAATGTATAAAGGTGGAATGTTTGATCACGTTGGTTATGGATTTGCACGATACTCTGTAGATAGAAAGTGGCTAGTACCTCATTTTGAAAAGATGCTTTATGACAATGCTATGCTATCTATTGTATATTTAGAAACTTACCATGCTACAAGAAAAGAGATATATAAAGAGATTGCTGAAAAACTCTTCGAATATGTATTAAGAGATATGACTTCGCCCTTAGGAGGGTTTTATTCTGCAGAGGATGCAGACTCTGAGGGTATAGAAGGAAAGTTTTATGTGTGGACAGTTGATAAAATTGAATATGTTTTAGGTAAAGATGACGCTAAAATATATTGTAAGTATTATGATATAACAAATAAAGGTAACTTTGAGGGACATAATATACCTAATTTGATAAATCAAGATTTAGAGGATATAGGTCAAAATCAAGAGTTAAAAAACAAATTAGAGATTATGAATAGGAAGCTATTTGATATACGTAACAAAAGAGTCCATCCCCATAAGGATGATAAAATACTTACATCTTGGAATGGACTTATGATAGCAGCTATGGCATATGGTTATAGGGTTTTAGGTGAAGAAAAGTATTTAAATGGTGCCACTGATGCTACTGAGTTTATCTTCAAAAACCTTATTAGAGAAGATGGACGTCTATTAGCTAGATATAGAGATGGACATTCTGCATATTTAGGTTATATAGATGATTATGCATTTTTAATTTGGGGATTGTTAGAGCTATATGAAGCTACACTTAACGAAGACTTTTTAGAAAAAGCTATTAAATTGAATTATGATATGATTAAGCTATTTTGGGATGAAAATGATGGAGGGTTTTATCTTTATGGACATGATGCAGAACAACTTGTTATAAGACCTAAGGAAGTATATGATGGTGCTATTCCTTCGGGAAATAGTGTGGCAGCTTTAAATATGCTTAGGTTAGCTAGTTTAACAGGGGACACAAAATTAGAGGAACTAACAGAAAAACTATTGTATGCATTTGGAAATAGTGCTAAAGAACATCCTAATGCCCATACATTTTTAATGACTGCTACTTTGTTTTATTTTGCGCCAAAGACAGAAGTAGTAATTGTAGCTAATAAAAAGGACGATTTATATAATGAAATGATTATGGAAATAAATAATAGATTCATGCCATTTACAACTGTAGCTGTTAATATAAATAATCAACTAATAAAAAATATAGGTTCTAATATATTAGATAAGAAAATGAAAGATGACATAACTACTGCTCATGTTTGCTCTAACTTTGTATGCCATGAGCCAACTAATCAATTAGATCAGTTTATTAAGCTTATTGATACAGAGTATAGTTTTTTTGCTGATTAA
- the trmL gene encoding tRNA (uridine(34)/cytosine(34)/5-carboxymethylaminomethyluridine(34)-2'-O)-methyltransferase TrmL produces the protein MLHVVLLEPEIPQNTGNIARTCAATGSVLHLIGPLGFSIDEKHVKRAGLDYWDILDLRYYNSYKEFLEKNSNAKIYYATTKAEKSHSDMEYPKEDCYIMFGKETAGIPKDILNNNKETCIRIPMVDLERARSLNLSNSVSIVVYEVLRQYNYPNMR, from the coding sequence TTGCTACATGTAGTATTATTAGAACCAGAAATTCCGCAAAATACAGGAAATATTGCTAGAACCTGTGCTGCAACAGGAAGTGTACTTCACTTAATAGGTCCATTAGGGTTTTCTATAGATGAAAAGCATGTAAAGCGTGCAGGACTTGACTATTGGGATATATTAGACTTAAGGTATTATAACAGCTATAAAGAATTTTTAGAGAAGAACTCTAATGCCAAAATATACTATGCAACAACTAAAGCAGAAAAATCCCATAGTGATATGGAATACCCAAAGGAAGATTGTTATATAATGTTTGGTAAAGAAACTGCTGGTATTCCAAAAGATATATTAAATAATAACAAGGAAACTTGCATAAGAATTCCTATGGTAGACTTAGAAAGAGCAAGATCATTAAATTTATCTAATTCTGTTTCTATTGTAGTATATGAAGTGTTACGACAATATAATTATCCGAATATGAGATAG
- a CDS encoding DegV family protein, protein MSKIQIITDSMIDVPKDIVEKHNIIVMPLTIIFGDKEYRDGVDLTNAQFYEKLTQSEELPKTSQISPNTFMQIFEKALGEGKEVLCINGSSRASGTHQSAIIAKNSLETNKIQVFDTMGLSFGGGMFVYEAAKMAEEGKSLNEIINRLSKIKLNVDHIFTVDTLEYLKKGGRLNPMKATIATMLNIKPILTVAEGLVEPLDKVRGSKKVVGKMIELAKQRGKDFEDKVVGISHASCPETLAVLKDQVLRELNPKEVIVTEIGCTIGTHAGPGTLAIFYIIE, encoded by the coding sequence ATGAGTAAGATTCAAATTATTACAGATAGTATGATTGATGTTCCTAAAGATATTGTAGAAAAACATAATATTATAGTAATGCCTTTAACTATTATTTTTGGTGATAAAGAATATAGGGATGGTGTTGATTTAACAAACGCACAATTTTATGAAAAACTTACACAATCAGAAGAACTACCAAAGACTTCTCAAATAAGTCCGAATACTTTTATGCAGATATTTGAAAAAGCATTAGGTGAGGGCAAAGAAGTTTTGTGTATAAATGGCTCTTCAAGGGCAAGTGGTACACATCAATCAGCAATAATAGCTAAAAACTCATTAGAAACCAATAAAATCCAGGTTTTTGATACTATGGGGTTATCCTTCGGTGGCGGAATGTTTGTATATGAGGCCGCAAAAATGGCAGAGGAAGGAAAAAGCTTAAATGAAATAATTAATAGACTAAGTAAAATTAAGTTAAATGTGGACCATATTTTTACTGTTGATACTTTAGAATACTTGAAAAAAGGTGGTCGTTTGAACCCGATGAAAGCTACAATAGCAACTATGCTAAATATTAAGCCTATTTTAACAGTTGCAGAAGGATTAGTTGAGCCTTTGGATAAAGTAAGAGGAAGTAAAAAAGTAGTAGGTAAAATGATAGAGCTTGCAAAACAGCGTGGAAAAGATTTTGAGGATAAAGTAGTTGGTATTTCTCATGCAAGCTGTCCGGAAACTTTAGCTGTGTTAAAGGATCAAGTGCTAAGAGAGCTTAATCCAAAAGAAGTGATTGTTACTGAAATAGGATGTACGATAGGAACTCATGCTGGACCAGGTACATTAGCTATTTTTTACATTATTGAGTAG
- a CDS encoding GrdX family protein, whose translation MKAIIITNNMEVRQKYNNDYNIEFVDGNYLDVLFLARNKIHEGHRLLTHPLSGSVKPNETPYKSLAISCEKEDLHIDSLMIIEDSISTAQKFIRIRTPKKWDNEILKDFMEIDRTLLDSAIESMRQFN comes from the coding sequence GTGAAGGCAATAATTATTACAAATAATATGGAAGTTAGACAAAAATATAACAACGATTATAATATAGAGTTTGTTGATGGAAATTACTTAGACGTTTTATTCCTAGCAAGGAATAAAATACACGAAGGACACAGACTGTTAACCCACCCTTTATCAGGTAGTGTTAAACCTAACGAAACTCCTTACAAAAGTCTGGCCATATCCTGTGAAAAAGAAGATTTACATATTGATTCCTTAATGATTATAGAAGATAGCATTAGTACTGCTCAAAAATTTATTAGAATAAGGACTCCTAAGAAGTGGGATAATGAGATATTAAAAGATTTTATGGAAATTGATCGCACACTATTGGACAGTGCAATTGAAAGTATGAGGCAATTTAATTAG
- the trxB gene encoding thioredoxin-disulfide reductase: MENIYDVIIIGGGPAGLSAGLYAARGKMSTLILEKEKAGGQIVSTEEVANYPGSMQNATGPILIDRMVEQCNEFGAKFEKDTIKDIKVDESIKVLVGEKATYKAKSIIIASGANPRPIGAPGERELTGKGVSYCATCDADFFTDLEVFVIGGGDSAVEEAIFLTKFARKVTIVHRRDELRAAKSIQDKAFNNAKIDFIWDSTVTEIKGDGIVESVVFKNLKTGETTEYTANEDDGTFGIFVFVGYIPATEIFKGIINMDEVGYIITDDNMKTNVPGVFAAGDCRVKSLRQVITAAADGAIAAIQAEKYIENELE, translated from the coding sequence ATGGAAAACATTTATGATGTAATTATAATAGGTGGAGGACCTGCTGGGTTATCAGCTGGACTTTATGCAGCTAGAGGTAAAATGTCAACATTGATTTTAGAAAAGGAAAAAGCAGGTGGGCAAATTGTAAGTACAGAAGAAGTTGCAAACTACCCAGGATCTATGCAAAATGCTACAGGACCAATATTAATAGATAGAATGGTAGAGCAATGTAATGAGTTTGGAGCAAAGTTTGAAAAAGATACAATAAAAGACATAAAAGTAGATGAGTCAATAAAGGTTTTAGTAGGAGAAAAAGCAACTTATAAAGCTAAATCTATAATTATAGCCTCGGGAGCTAACCCAAGGCCAATAGGTGCGCCAGGAGAAAGAGAATTAACTGGTAAAGGAGTATCCTACTGCGCTACTTGTGATGCAGATTTTTTTACAGACCTAGAGGTATTTGTTATTGGTGGAGGGGACTCTGCTGTTGAAGAAGCTATTTTCTTAACTAAATTTGCTAGAAAAGTAACTATAGTACATAGAAGAGATGAGCTTAGAGCTGCTAAATCTATTCAAGATAAAGCTTTCAACAATGCTAAAATTGACTTTATATGGGACAGTACTGTAACGGAAATTAAAGGCGATGGAATAGTTGAGAGTGTAGTATTTAAAAATTTAAAAACTGGTGAAACTACAGAGTATACAGCTAACGAAGATGATGGAACTTTTGGTATATTTGTATTTGTTGGTTATATCCCTGCGACCGAAATATTTAAAGGTATTATAAATATGGATGAAGTTGGATATATAATAACTGATGATAATATGAAAACCAATGTTCCGGGTGTGTTTGCAGCAGGAGATTGTAGGGTAAAATCATTAAGACAGGTTATTACAGCAGCTGCTGATGGAGCTATTGCAGCAATTCAAGCTGAAAAATATATAGAAAATGAACTAGAATAA
- the trxA gene encoding thioredoxin TrxA: MISVDKDTFESEVLQAEGYVLVDYWSDGCEPCKALMPDIMELKEQYGDKIKFTKLNTTQARRLAIKEKVLGLPTIAIYNNGAKVDELTKDDATRANIESMIKKYL; the protein is encoded by the coding sequence ATGATATCTGTTGATAAAGACACTTTTGAAAGTGAAGTACTTCAAGCTGAAGGGTATGTATTAGTAGATTATTGGAGTGATGGTTGTGAGCCATGCAAAGCATTAATGCCTGATATTATGGAGTTAAAAGAGCAATATGGTGACAAAATTAAATTTACTAAATTAAACACTACTCAGGCAAGAAGGCTAGCCATTAAGGAAAAGGTACTAGGTCTACCTACTATTGCTATCTATAACAATGGTGCAAAGGTAGATGAATTAACTAAGGATGATGCAACAAGAGCAAATATTGAATCAATGATTAAAAAATACTTATAA
- a CDS encoding glycine/sarcosine/betaine reductase component B subunit produces MRLELGKIFINDVKFGDTTKVENGVLYVNKDEMLKEIGGDEHIKSIDIELAHPGEEVRITPVKDVIEPRVKVEGPGGIFPGVISKVDTVGSGRTHALKNVAVVTAGKIVGFQEGIIDMTGPGAEYTPFSQLHNIVVVAEPVDGLKQYDHEAAVRMIGFKAAMYLGEAARNVEPDEVKVYETEPIFESANKYPELPKIGYVYMLQTQGLLHDTYVYGVDAKKIVPTILYPTEIMDGAIVSGNCVSACDKNPTYVHLNNGIIEDLYEKHGKEINFVGVIITNENVYLADKERSSNWTAKLAKFLGLDGVIVSQEGFGNPDTDLIMNCKKIENEGIKTVIVTDEYAGRDGASQSLADADPKADAVVTNGNANEVIVLPPMKKIIGTTDYVDKIAGGFSGSLREDGSIEVEIQAITGATNETGFGKLTSKGF; encoded by the coding sequence GTGCGCTTAGAATTAGGAAAAATTTTCATTAATGATGTAAAGTTCGGAGATACTACTAAAGTAGAAAACGGCGTACTTTATGTCAATAAGGATGAAATGCTTAAAGAAATTGGTGGAGATGAACATATTAAAAGCATCGACATCGAATTAGCTCATCCAGGAGAAGAGGTTAGAATTACTCCAGTTAAGGACGTTATTGAACCTAGAGTTAAAGTTGAAGGTCCTGGAGGGATTTTTCCAGGGGTAATAAGTAAGGTTGATACTGTAGGTAGTGGCCGCACACATGCTTTAAAAAATGTGGCAGTAGTAACAGCAGGTAAAATCGTTGGTTTCCAAGAAGGTATCATCGATATGACTGGTCCTGGGGCAGAGTATACACCATTTTCCCAACTACACAACATAGTTGTTGTTGCAGAACCAGTTGATGGCTTAAAGCAATATGATCATGAGGCTGCTGTAAGAATGATAGGCTTTAAAGCTGCTATGTATTTAGGTGAAGCTGCAAGAAATGTAGAGCCTGATGAAGTAAAAGTTTATGAAACAGAACCTATCTTTGAATCAGCTAATAAGTATCCTGAATTACCAAAGATAGGATATGTTTACATGCTTCAAACTCAAGGTTTACTTCATGATACATATGTATATGGAGTAGATGCTAAGAAAATAGTACCTACCATCCTTTATCCAACAGAAATAATGGATGGTGCTATTGTAAGTGGTAACTGCGTTTCTGCTTGCGATAAAAATCCAACTTATGTCCATTTAAACAATGGAATTATAGAAGATCTATATGAGAAGCATGGTAAAGAAATAAACTTTGTTGGAGTAATTATTACAAACGAAAATGTTTACCTTGCAGATAAAGAAAGATCTTCAAATTGGACTGCTAAATTAGCTAAGTTCTTAGGATTAGATGGTGTTATTGTATCTCAAGAAGGTTTTGGTAACCCTGATACAGATCTTATTATGAACTGTAAAAAGATTGAAAATGAAGGCATTAAAACAGTTATTGTTACTGACGAATATGCTGGTAGAGATGGCGCTTCTCAATCTTTAGCGGATGCAGATCCAAAAGCTGATGCTGTTGTAACTAATGGTAATGCTAATGAGGTTATTGTACTACCTCCAATGAAAAAGATTATAGGAACAACAGATTACGTTGATAAAATTGCAGGAGGTTTCTCTGGTAGTTTAAGAGAAGATGGAAGCATTGAAGTAGAAATACAAGCAATAACAGGTGCTACTAACGAAACAGGATTTGGTAAATTAACATCTAAAGGTTTCTAA
- the grdA gene encoding glycine/sarcosine/betaine reductase complex selenoprotein A — translation MARFDGKKIIIIGDRDGIPGPAIEECLKGTGAEVVFSATECFVUTAAGAMDLENQQRVKDLTEKYGADNVVVLLGAAEAEASGLAAETVTAGDPTFAGSLAGVQLGLRVFHVVEPQFKDEVDAEVYDDQIGMMEMVLDVDSIIEEMTNIRSEFSKYND, via the coding sequence ATGGCAAGATTTGATGGAAAAAAGATCATCATTATCGGCGATAGAGATGGAATTCCGGGTCCAGCTATTGAAGAATGCCTAAAGGGTACTGGGGCAGAAGTAGTATTTTCAGCTACAGAATGTTTTGTCTGAACCGCTGCGGGTGCTATGGACCTTGAAAATCAACAAAGAGTAAAGGATCTAACTGAAAAATATGGAGCAGATAATGTTGTAGTACTTTTGGGTGCGGCAGAAGCTGAAGCATCTGGATTAGCAGCAGAAACTGTTACAGCAGGAGATCCAACCTTTGCAGGTTCATTAGCGGGAGTCCAGTTAGGACTAAGAGTTTTTCATGTAGTTGAGCCACAATTTAAAGATGAAGTGGACGCAGAAGTTTATGATGATCAAATTGGTATGATGGAAATGGTGCTTGACGTTGATTCTATCATCGAAGAAATGACTAATATTAGAAGTGAGTTTTCTAAGTATAACGATTAA
- the grdB gene encoding glycine reductase complex selenoprotein B, producing MSKKKVVHYINQFFAGIGGEEKADIKPELREGVVGPGMALNAAIKEEAEIVATIICGDSYFNENLEEAKAEIIEMVKKYNPDLFIAGPAFNAGRYGVACGTISKAINDELGIPVLTGMYIENPGADMFKKSIYIIETGNSAAAMRKAVPAMSSFALKLLRGEEIGSPEEDKYISRGIRKNYFAEERGATRAVNMLLKKLKGEEFVTEYPMPDFDRVEPNAAVKNLSNMKIAIVTSGGIVPKGNPDRIESSSASKYGKYDISGFNDLTEADHETAHGGYDPVYANIDSDRVIPVDVLRDMEKEGIIGELHKYFYTTVGNGTSVASSKKFAAEFAKELLADGVGAVILTSTUGTCTRCGATMVKEIERAGIPVVHMCTVVPISLTVGANRIVPTIAIPHPLGNPNLDPNEEKALRRKLVQKALDALTTEVDGQTVFE from the coding sequence ATGAGCAAGAAAAAAGTTGTTCATTATATAAATCAGTTTTTCGCTGGAATCGGTGGAGAAGAAAAAGCTGATATCAAGCCTGAGCTAAGAGAAGGAGTAGTAGGTCCTGGTATGGCTTTAAATGCAGCTATAAAAGAGGAAGCTGAAATTGTAGCAACTATTATTTGTGGTGACTCCTATTTCAACGAAAATCTTGAAGAAGCTAAGGCTGAAATCATTGAAATGGTTAAAAAATACAATCCAGATTTATTTATTGCAGGGCCTGCATTTAATGCTGGTAGATATGGTGTTGCTTGCGGAACTATTTCAAAAGCGATAAATGATGAATTGGGAATTCCTGTTTTAACAGGTATGTATATTGAAAACCCAGGTGCAGATATGTTTAAAAAGAGTATTTACATTATCGAAACTGGAAACTCAGCTGCAGCAATGAGAAAAGCTGTACCTGCAATGTCATCATTTGCTCTTAAACTATTAAGAGGTGAAGAAATTGGATCACCTGAAGAAGATAAATATATATCTAGAGGTATTAGAAAAAATTACTTTGCAGAAGAAAGAGGTGCAACAAGAGCGGTTAATATGCTTCTTAAAAAGTTAAAAGGCGAAGAATTTGTAACAGAATATCCAATGCCTGACTTTGATAGAGTTGAACCAAATGCTGCTGTTAAGAACCTAAGTAATATGAAAATTGCAATAGTAACTTCTGGTGGTATTGTACCTAAAGGCAACCCAGATAGAATTGAATCCTCAAGTGCTTCTAAATATGGTAAATATGACATTTCTGGATTTAATGATTTAACAGAGGCAGATCATGAAACTGCTCATGGTGGATATGACCCAGTATATGCTAACATTGATTCAGATAGAGTAATCCCTGTAGATGTTTTAAGGGATATGGAAAAAGAAGGTATTATTGGAGAGTTGCACAAATACTTCTATACCACAGTTGGAAATGGTACTTCCGTTGCAAGCTCTAAGAAATTTGCTGCTGAATTTGCAAAAGAATTATTAGCTGATGGTGTAGGTGCAGTTATACTCACCTCAACATGAGGCACCTGTACACGTTGCGGTGCAACAATGGTAAAAGAAATTGAGAGAGCAGGAATACCTGTAGTTCATATGTGTACGGTAGTACCAATATCACTAACTGTTGGTGCTAACAGAATCGTACCTACAATTGCTATTCCTCACCCATTAGGTAACCCTAATCTAGACCCTAATGAAGAAAAAGCATTAAGAAGAAAGCTTGTGCAAAAAGCTCTTGATGCTCTAACAACAGAAGTAGATGGGCAAACAGTATTTGAATAA
- the grdC gene encoding glycine/sarcosine/betaine reductase complex component C subunit beta — translation MSYAVAKAAGYVLVHTPDMILHNGTTQTIEKSVNPNSEYLKQVPKHLRSFEEVVTYPPNQVYIGSMKPEELNNYETPWYNKQVEGATREGKLGEIMPQDEFIALMKISDVFDLVKLNKSFTSMVKEKLNKHPLITEQMVAKLKDGDEMDDINKYINEQHAEPLYNNEEVVGCIKRAHEVDVNLNAHVIFENLVVKASGALAFMHLINKNNIDPASIDYVIECSEEACGDMNQRGGGNFAKAIAEMVGAINATGSDTRGFCAAPTHALIQAAALVQSGVYENVVIVAGGATAKLGMNGKDHVKKEIPILEDVLGGFATLVSKNDGINPILRTDLVGRHTVGTGSSPQAVITSLITAPLDRGGLKITDVNKYSVEMQNPDVTKPAGAGDVPEANYKMIAALGVKRNELERKDVATFGHDHGMPGWAPTQGHIPSGVPYIGHAIEAFSNNEIERAMIVGKGSLFLGRMTNQFDGVSIIMEKNTGAKETQTGRVSETEVKSMIAEAMREFASHLLGK, via the coding sequence ATGTCATATGCTGTAGCAAAGGCTGCTGGTTATGTTCTAGTACATACACCAGACATGATTCTTCACAATGGTACTACACAAACGATTGAAAAATCAGTAAATCCAAATTCTGAATATTTAAAGCAAGTCCCTAAGCATTTACGTAGTTTTGAAGAGGTTGTAACCTATCCTCCTAACCAAGTTTATATCGGATCAATGAAACCTGAAGAATTAAACAACTATGAAACTCCTTGGTATAACAAACAAGTAGAAGGGGCAACGAGAGAAGGTAAGTTAGGTGAGATAATGCCTCAAGATGAATTTATCGCTCTTATGAAAATATCCGATGTATTTGATTTAGTAAAACTAAATAAATCTTTTACAAGTATGGTTAAGGAAAAGTTAAACAAGCATCCTTTAATAACTGAGCAAATGGTTGCTAAGTTAAAAGATGGCGATGAAATGGATGATATTAACAAATATATTAATGAGCAACATGCTGAACCTCTTTATAACAATGAAGAAGTAGTAGGTTGTATTAAAAGAGCTCATGAAGTAGACGTAAATTTGAATGCACATGTTATTTTTGAAAATTTGGTTGTAAAGGCTTCTGGAGCTTTAGCCTTTATGCATCTTATAAATAAAAACAATATAGATCCAGCTTCAATTGATTATGTTATCGAATGCTCCGAAGAAGCTTGCGGAGATATGAACCAAAGAGGTGGAGGAAACTTTGCTAAGGCTATAGCCGAAATGGTTGGAGCTATTAATGCAACTGGGTCAGACACTAGAGGTTTCTGTGCTGCGCCAACTCATGCTTTAATTCAAGCTGCTGCCCTTGTGCAATCTGGAGTTTATGAGAATGTTGTTATTGTAGCAGGAGGAGCAACAGCAAAGCTTGGAATGAATGGTAAGGATCATGTGAAAAAAGAGATTCCTATACTTGAAGATGTTCTAGGTGGGTTTGCTACTCTAGTAAGTAAAAATGATGGTATCAATCCTATTCTTAGAACAGATTTAGTAGGTAGACATACAGTAGGCACTGGGTCTTCACCTCAGGCAGTTATTACATCATTAATTACTGCACCATTAGATAGGGGTGGATTAAAAATAACAGATGTTAACAAATATTCTGTTGAAATGCAAAATCCAGATGTTACAAAACCAGCTGGAGCAGGAGACGTTCCAGAGGCAAACTACAAGATGATAGCGGCTCTTGGAGTTAAGAGAAATGAACTTGAAAGAAAAGATGTGGCTACATTTGGACATGATCATGGTATGCCGGGATGGGCACCTACTCAAGGGCATATACCGTCAGGTGTTCCATATATTGGTCATGCTATTGAAGCTTTCAGTAATAATGAAATTGAAAGAGCTATGATCGTAGGTAAAGGAAGTTTATTCCTTGGTAGAATGACAAATCAATTTGATGGCGTATCCATTATTATGGAGAAGAATACAGGAGCTAAAGAAACACAAACTGGTAGAGTTTCAGAAACAGAAGTAAAATCTATGATAGCTGAAGCAATGAGAGAGTTTGCATCACACTTATTAGGGAAATAA